From the Bacteroidia bacterium genome, one window contains:
- a CDS encoding pirin family protein has product MSNNPILSIQKLGFQWETVDPFLFCVHHADAYPRGNAEMGPAASLAGRNLGQDFELRDGWRMYHGERVPGFPAHPHRGFETVTAVLRGFVDHSDSHGAAGRYGMGDVQWMTAGKGLQHCEMFPLINQEKENPLELFQIWLNLPAAKKYVEAHFRMLWAESIPTTEHRDVSGKKTLCTLITGRIGQTVAPDPAPDSWAADPANYVVIAIIAMEEGARWTLPAAPENVRRTLYAFEGSAPGIDGTELPFYHSAELRPDVAVELDARGGPLRMLLLQGRPIGEPVVQYGPFVMNTRAEIQQAFEDFQRTEFGGWPWERSDNVHDREKGRFARHADGRLEQPS; this is encoded by the coding sequence ATGAGCAACAACCCCATCCTCTCCATACAAAAACTCGGCTTCCAGTGGGAAACTGTCGATCCCTTCCTGTTCTGTGTCCATCATGCGGACGCCTATCCCCGCGGCAATGCCGAGATGGGCCCCGCCGCGTCGCTTGCGGGACGCAACCTCGGTCAGGATTTTGAGCTCCGTGACGGGTGGCGCATGTATCATGGTGAACGCGTGCCCGGATTTCCCGCGCATCCGCATCGCGGGTTCGAAACGGTGACCGCTGTGCTCCGGGGTTTCGTGGATCACTCCGATTCCCACGGTGCGGCCGGTCGCTACGGCATGGGTGATGTGCAATGGATGACCGCCGGCAAGGGATTGCAGCACTGTGAAATGTTTCCGCTGATCAACCAGGAAAAGGAAAATCCATTGGAGTTGTTTCAGATCTGGCTGAATCTCCCTGCCGCGAAGAAGTACGTCGAAGCACATTTTCGCATGCTCTGGGCGGAGAGCATCCCGACGACGGAACACCGCGATGTTTCAGGGAAGAAGACGCTCTGTACGCTGATTACCGGACGCATCGGGCAGACCGTCGCACCGGATCCGGCACCGGACTCCTGGGCGGCAGATCCGGCGAATTACGTGGTGATTGCTATCATCGCGATGGAGGAAGGCGCGAGGTGGACGCTTCCCGCTGCTCCTGAGAACGTGCGCCGTACCCTCTACGCGTTCGAGGGGAGCGCCCCGGGTATCGACGGGACAGAGTTGCCATTCTACCACTCCGCCGAATTGCGGCCCGATGTCGCAGTGGAACTCGATGCCAGAGGCGGTCCGCTCCGTATGTTGCTGCTGCAGGGACGTCCCATCGGTGAACCTGTGGTGCAGTACGGTCCGTTCGTGATGAACACCCGCGCCGAGATTCAGCAGGCCTTCGAGGATTTTCAGCGTACGGAGTTCGGGGGCTGGCCGTGGGAACGGAGCGACAATGTGCATGATCGTGAAAAGGGGAGGTTTGCCCGGCACGCCGACGGTAGACTCGAACAGCCCTCGTAA
- a CDS encoding rubrerythrin family protein, which produces MSETKEHLKEAFAGESQANQKYRAFAKKAEREGYPNIAKLFRTTAEAERIHAEGHFAALEGIGSTAENLKAAIDGETYEYQEMYPPMLETAEAAAHRARTMFGYAVKAEEVHAQLYALALKAAEEGRDLEVSEFWLCPVCGHIEFGTPPDKCPICGLKSEKFVVVV; this is translated from the coding sequence ATGAGCGAAACGAAAGAGCATCTCAAGGAAGCATTTGCCGGTGAGAGCCAGGCCAATCAGAAATACCGCGCCTTCGCGAAAAAAGCAGAGCGCGAGGGCTATCCCAACATCGCGAAACTCTTCCGCACCACCGCCGAAGCGGAACGTATTCATGCCGAAGGACACTTTGCCGCGCTGGAAGGAATAGGCAGCACTGCGGAAAATCTGAAAGCTGCCATCGATGGCGAAACCTACGAGTATCAGGAAATGTATCCGCCCATGCTCGAAACGGCCGAGGCCGCAGCACACCGTGCGCGAACGATGTTCGGGTACGCCGTCAAGGCGGAAGAGGTCCACGCGCAACTCTACGCACTGGCGCTCAAGGCCGCCGAAGAGGGACGTGACCTCGAGGTCAGCGAGTTCTGGCTCTGTCCCGTCTGTGGACATATCGAGTTCGGAACCCCGCCCGACAAATGCCCCATCTGCGGCCTGAAGTCCGAAAAATTCGTTGTCGTCGTATAA
- a CDS encoding TonB-dependent receptor yields the protein MKNSLRRIAPLLLCLFSLALPYSILAQTIHGSVSAVEEGQSVALPKAHVFWLGTKDGVLTDDHGHFHIERKRDATHLVVSHVSWETDTILVGDRLSIDVLLSVPRTTETVEVTATAPDTYVAPIPQRTEVITAQELEKAACCDLAGCFGTTSSVQPDATDVITDTRQLTMLGLGGVYTQVLVDNVPLPGDRLTRQFGIQSIPGPWVNRIMVSKGAGGVGQGSSAVSGLINVLLLEGMEENRVFFNAFGMSHLEQQYNAYVTTSVEKWNTILMLHGTRHGKRMDRDGDSFMDAPNVDRYSLLNKWTYTNEEDFTTNTGIRFAWEDRLGGQMDFNESLHRGGTDVYGQRMRNNRAEIYNRSDIGLGEGLTLRTHAIASLHELDAFYGTTSYDATQYAGFADAWLVMEPDETHTLTLGASWSWSELQENVDTGLNPLGKSYAGSYNLLESVPGVFIESKLLLYDKVLSLVTGVRADHYREYGIAMTPRLFLRYNMDEVTTLRLSAGTAFRTASVFSEYAPLFASWRDIVVPTALQPERAISYGFNAVRQYDAGGLSGMLTLDIFRTEFQNQIVADFDQRSDAVIIANLGERTTSDHLMFEATAQLPFGLGLRGSYMLTEAVEIHGGVRKLPPFISRHRALAVMTMDMFRERLTATLSAEWRSGQSLPNSALWPAEFRLPAISPAFTLLNAHLNANLGRIDVYVGVENLLDFRQSGPILNARRPFEAHFEPTFAWGPVKGREAYAGTRLRIGDY from the coding sequence ATGAAAAACAGTCTCAGGCGCATTGCGCCATTGTTGCTGTGCCTATTTTCACTTGCGCTGCCGTACAGCATCCTGGCCCAAACCATTCACGGTTCGGTCAGTGCTGTGGAAGAGGGACAAAGCGTCGCTCTCCCCAAAGCCCACGTGTTCTGGCTCGGGACGAAAGATGGCGTCCTCACGGACGATCACGGGCATTTTCACATCGAACGCAAACGCGACGCGACACATCTTGTCGTCAGTCATGTTTCCTGGGAAACCGACACGATTCTCGTCGGAGACCGACTAAGCATTGACGTACTTCTGTCTGTACCGCGAACAACAGAAACCGTCGAAGTCACAGCCACCGCTCCGGATACCTACGTCGCGCCGATACCCCAACGCACGGAGGTTATAACCGCTCAGGAATTGGAGAAAGCCGCCTGTTGCGACCTTGCCGGTTGCTTCGGCACGACCTCCTCGGTACAACCCGACGCAACGGACGTCATCACGGATACCCGCCAATTGACCATGCTCGGTCTCGGTGGTGTCTATACGCAGGTGCTCGTTGATAACGTGCCGTTGCCCGGCGACCGGCTTACACGACAGTTCGGAATACAGAGCATCCCTGGTCCCTGGGTCAATCGTATCATGGTCAGCAAAGGCGCCGGCGGCGTCGGCCAGGGGTCATCTGCCGTGTCCGGCCTGATCAACGTGCTGCTGCTGGAGGGGATGGAAGAAAATCGCGTCTTTTTCAACGCATTCGGTATGAGCCATCTTGAACAGCAGTACAACGCCTACGTCACAACCAGCGTGGAAAAATGGAATACCATTCTCATGCTGCATGGAACGCGTCACGGAAAACGCATGGACCGCGACGGCGATAGCTTCATGGATGCGCCGAATGTGGACCGTTACTCGCTGCTGAACAAATGGACGTACACCAACGAGGAAGATTTCACGACCAACACCGGCATCCGCTTTGCCTGGGAAGACCGCCTGGGTGGTCAGATGGATTTCAATGAATCGCTGCATCGCGGCGGCACGGACGTCTACGGTCAGCGTATGCGGAACAACCGGGCCGAAATCTATAATCGCTCGGACATAGGCCTCGGCGAGGGTCTGACCCTGCGTACCCATGCCATCGCTTCGCTGCACGAACTCGACGCGTTCTACGGCACTACCTCCTACGATGCCACGCAATACGCGGGCTTTGCCGATGCATGGCTCGTGATGGAACCGGACGAGACACACACGCTGACGCTCGGCGCATCCTGGTCCTGGAGCGAGTTGCAGGAAAACGTCGATACAGGCCTCAATCCTCTGGGAAAAAGCTACGCCGGCTCCTACAACCTTTTGGAATCCGTACCCGGGGTGTTCATTGAAAGCAAACTGCTGCTGTACGACAAGGTACTCTCGCTCGTTACGGGCGTACGTGCGGATCATTACCGCGAGTACGGGATAGCGATGACACCCCGACTGTTTCTGCGCTACAACATGGACGAGGTCACCACGCTGCGTCTTTCGGCGGGAACGGCATTTCGTACGGCGTCGGTGTTTTCGGAATACGCTCCGCTCTTCGCGAGCTGGAGGGATATTGTCGTACCGACAGCCCTGCAGCCCGAACGGGCGATCAGCTACGGATTCAATGCGGTTCGGCAGTATGACGCGGGCGGGCTTTCCGGTATGCTCACGCTCGATATTTTTCGCACCGAGTTCCAGAATCAGATCGTTGCGGATTTCGACCAGCGATCCGATGCCGTCATTATCGCCAATCTCGGTGAACGCACCACCTCGGACCATCTGATGTTTGAGGCCACGGCACAGCTGCCTTTCGGTCTTGGACTGCGCGGAAGCTACATGTTGACCGAAGCTGTGGAGATTCATGGCGGAGTGCGGAAACTGCCGCCTTTCATTTCCCGTCACCGCGCGCTGGCTGTAATGACGATGGACATGTTTCGCGAACGGCTTACGGCGACGCTCAGCGCGGAATGGCGCAGCGGACAGAGTTTACCCAACAGCGCGCTATGGCCGGCGGAGTTTCGTCTCCCGGCCATTTCACCGGCGTTCACCCTGCTCAACGCACACCTGAATGCCAATCTTGGTCGCATAGACGTCTACGTCGGTGTCGAGAACCTTCTGGACTTCCGGCAGTCGGGTCCGATTCTCAATGCACGCAGACCCTTCGAGGCGCATTTCGAGCCGACGTTCGCATGGGGCCCCGTGAAAGGCCGTGAGGCGTATGCAGGTACACGCCTGCGTATCGGAGACTATTGA
- a CDS encoding Omp28-related outer membrane protein: MHRRLLRTLFACVILSALISPVRGQTIDAVEDHPVFADIMKTGSQVPASLAGTAGQWTTGPALLSAKCYEGAAWHDGHLYVFGGLGADLRYDLKCYKLDAASGLWSAIAALPLQRALPAVQTVNGKIYLIGGYSSTSPFTVQPSVLEYDPVANTYTTKSNMPTPVYGGGSFVHNGRIWVLGGGTTAFTTSSTVIQIYDPATDRWTTSSSLTPYTAWAQGVAVVGNTVLFVGGVRYTNGQGLYGAWAYKGAISGDDITWTQIANYPDGSVMRFSAGSDGSKMYFSGGYNAASQNNGPPSGKTYAYDPAQDTWIMMDQKPTPVYFASQLIFDGTDKLYMIGGNHQPSGVTAAVEILNVNAAGGPLAHFATTSFDVWLKNGGSVEQNLPIRNNGSAPLTWEATVVEPAGSWMSLATASGSVPPGEVANIAAVLNSSSGNGVHQGKITVTTNDPIRPSTDLSLTLHVQDEDVDAEQNVLMEEGTGTWCGFCPYGADSLKAMIERFPGRVHGIAYHGGSATEPMQTVSTGFWTGIIKLTGWPQGSVNRIVFKGQSAPAISRSLWNSSITEVLQTRRSPISLNVLAKTYDPVSKRTSITVEVLFHRDLAIPVRLNIAQVQDQMNYTQVFYPPEGGSTRLFPYFHNHVMRQVIPSDAGEVISGGATVRSQTRVTKTFNFTSVDSTVETSRFIIYAHHSDGVTFGEILQSTEAELGDFILDSKRLPGEASLTLHQNYPNPFNPSTMVSFDLPQRENVILTVNDLLGREVARLADGEFDRGRHSMSFHADGLTAGTYILTLRSGNTVLTRSMTFMK; the protein is encoded by the coding sequence ATGCATCGACGTTTACTGAGGACGCTGTTCGCCTGTGTTATTCTCTCCGCACTGATAAGCCCGGTGCGCGGGCAAACCATCGACGCCGTCGAAGATCATCCCGTCTTCGCTGACATCATGAAAACCGGTTCGCAGGTCCCCGCTTCACTTGCCGGTACGGCAGGACAATGGACCACCGGACCCGCTCTGCTGTCAGCCAAGTGCTATGAAGGTGCCGCGTGGCATGACGGACACCTGTACGTGTTTGGCGGTCTCGGCGCCGACTTACGCTACGACCTGAAATGCTACAAGCTGGATGCCGCCAGCGGCCTATGGAGCGCCATCGCCGCTTTACCCTTACAACGCGCGCTTCCGGCGGTACAGACCGTAAACGGAAAAATCTACCTCATCGGCGGCTACAGCTCCACGAGTCCCTTCACCGTACAGCCGTCCGTGCTGGAGTATGATCCCGTCGCGAACACCTATACAACGAAATCCAATATGCCCACGCCGGTGTACGGTGGGGGTTCATTCGTCCATAACGGACGCATCTGGGTCCTCGGCGGCGGGACGACCGCTTTCACCACCTCCTCCACCGTCATCCAGATCTACGATCCCGCAACGGACCGCTGGACGACATCCAGCTCTCTCACGCCTTACACCGCCTGGGCGCAGGGCGTCGCCGTAGTCGGCAACACCGTGTTATTCGTTGGCGGCGTGCGCTATACCAACGGACAAGGTTTGTACGGGGCCTGGGCGTACAAGGGAGCGATCAGTGGCGACGACATTACCTGGACACAGATCGCCAACTATCCCGATGGCTCTGTCATGCGCTTCTCCGCGGGTTCGGACGGCAGCAAGATGTACTTTAGCGGCGGCTACAACGCGGCCAGTCAGAACAATGGTCCTCCGTCAGGTAAAACATACGCGTATGATCCGGCACAGGACACCTGGATCATGATGGATCAGAAACCGACTCCCGTATACTTCGCCAGTCAGTTGATTTTCGACGGAACGGACAAATTGTACATGATCGGCGGAAATCACCAGCCGAGCGGAGTCACCGCCGCTGTGGAAATCCTCAATGTCAATGCCGCGGGCGGTCCGCTCGCACACTTCGCCACCACCAGTTTTGACGTCTGGCTCAAAAACGGCGGAAGCGTCGAACAGAATCTTCCGATCCGCAACAATGGCAGTGCGCCGCTGACCTGGGAAGCGACGGTTGTCGAACCCGCCGGAAGCTGGATGTCGCTCGCCACGGCGTCCGGAAGTGTGCCACCCGGTGAGGTTGCCAATATTGCCGCGGTGTTGAATTCCTCCTCCGGCAACGGTGTGCATCAGGGGAAAATCACCGTCACGACCAACGATCCGATTCGGCCTTCCACGGATCTCTCACTCACGTTGCATGTGCAGGACGAGGATGTTGATGCGGAGCAGAACGTATTGATGGAAGAAGGAACCGGAACCTGGTGCGGTTTCTGTCCCTACGGCGCCGACAGCCTGAAAGCCATGATCGAGCGCTTCCCCGGCCGCGTGCATGGTATCGCGTATCACGGCGGCAGTGCCACCGAGCCCATGCAGACTGTTTCCACAGGTTTCTGGACGGGTATCATCAAGCTCACGGGTTGGCCACAGGGTTCTGTAAACCGCATCGTGTTCAAAGGACAGTCGGCCCCCGCAATCAGCCGCTCACTCTGGAATTCGTCCATTACCGAGGTGCTGCAAACCAGGCGCAGCCCGATCAGCCTGAATGTGCTGGCGAAGACCTACGATCCCGTCAGTAAAAGGACAAGTATCACCGTGGAGGTACTGTTCCACCGCGACCTCGCCATCCCTGTCCGTCTGAATATCGCACAGGTACAGGATCAGATGAATTACACGCAGGTGTTCTATCCGCCGGAGGGTGGCTCAACCAGGTTGTTCCCCTATTTCCACAATCATGTGATGCGGCAGGTGATCCCGAGCGATGCCGGAGAAGTCATCAGCGGTGGAGCGACGGTGCGCTCGCAGACGCGTGTCACGAAAACGTTCAACTTCACTTCCGTTGACTCGACCGTGGAAACCAGCCGCTTCATCATTTACGCGCATCACTCCGACGGTGTCACCTTCGGTGAAATCCTTCAGTCCACGGAGGCGGAACTCGGCGACTTCATTCTCGACAGCAAACGGCTGCCGGGCGAAGCTTCGCTGACGCTGCATCAGAATTATCCGAATCCCTTCAACCCGTCAACCATGGTCAGTTTCGATCTCCCGCAGCGCGAAAACGTCATTCTCACGGTCAATGATCTGCTAGGCCGTGAAGTTGCACGGCTCGCGGACGGTGAGTTTGATCGCGGCAGGCACAGCATGTCCTTCCATGCCGACGGCTTGACAGCCGGTACCTACATCCTGACGCTCCGCAGCGGAAACACGGTACTCACCCGCAGCATGACGTTTATGAAATAA
- a CDS encoding MFS transporter, producing MLDIQRRISNTFYVLLSLPATAMGFALSIQIAALSWILGTQYGLDIHEIGIVWAAGPLAGILGQVIIGIISDRVWFWGGRRRPFILIGGVLAALMLIALPNIHVISDQLGLGGILGVAIAVALTLDLAINISFNPTRSIIADVTEDGIPRTKGYTWMQTISGFFGVAAYALGATLGNYVLIYAGAVVVLLFSLLPPLFIEEPRVLSSAGTDPAENSRTQTDWGQLLRIYAAHAFSWLGIQTMFVYIIAWIMQKLSPATDFATGQIISISFLVLNTVGFILPVTVLEPLSERLGRVRVHTLAVAVMAAAYAMIVLFATSSMLLYVFMAFAGIGWAAVVSLPFAIMSENVDKSRMGFFMGIFNLSVVIPQLVVSLGLGLLIQQTEDKALIFIIAAVSLGVSSLLWLLVREPGRIRT from the coding sequence ACTGGGGACACAGTATGGACTCGATATTCACGAGATAGGCATTGTCTGGGCGGCCGGACCGCTCGCGGGGATATTGGGACAGGTGATTATCGGCATCATTAGCGATCGTGTGTGGTTTTGGGGCGGACGCCGGCGACCATTCATTCTGATCGGCGGCGTGCTCGCCGCATTGATGCTCATCGCGCTGCCAAATATTCACGTCATCAGCGATCAGCTCGGTCTGGGAGGAATACTTGGTGTCGCGATAGCTGTGGCGCTCACGCTGGATCTGGCCATCAATATCAGTTTCAATCCGACCCGCTCCATTATCGCCGATGTTACCGAGGACGGTATTCCACGCACCAAGGGATACACCTGGATGCAGACAATTAGTGGTTTCTTTGGTGTCGCTGCCTACGCGCTGGGAGCCACTCTGGGGAACTACGTGCTGATTTATGCCGGGGCGGTCGTTGTCCTCTTGTTTTCCCTGCTTCCGCCGCTCTTCATCGAGGAGCCGCGCGTATTGTCGTCGGCCGGCACGGATCCTGCCGAAAACAGCAGGACACAGACGGATTGGGGGCAGTTACTGCGCATCTATGCGGCACACGCCTTTTCCTGGTTGGGGATACAGACCATGTTCGTGTACATCATCGCATGGATCATGCAGAAGCTCAGTCCGGCGACGGATTTCGCGACGGGGCAAATCATCAGCATTTCCTTTCTTGTACTGAACACCGTGGGATTTATCCTGCCTGTTACGGTACTGGAGCCGCTGTCCGAACGCCTCGGTCGCGTCCGGGTGCACACACTGGCCGTGGCGGTGATGGCTGCCGCATACGCAATGATCGTTTTGTTCGCAACGAGCAGCATGCTTCTCTATGTTTTCATGGCGTTCGCGGGCATTGGTTGGGCCGCGGTGGTCAGTCTCCCCTTCGCGATCATGTCCGAGAATGTTGACAAGTCTCGCATGGGGTTTTTCATGGGCATATTCAATCTTTCCGTCGTCATCCCGCAACTCGTTGTCAGTCTCGGGCTTGGCCTCCTGATTCAGCAAACGGAGGACAAAGCGCTGATATTCATCATTGCGGCAGTCTCGCTTGGTGTCAGCTCCCTGCTCTGGCTGCTGGTACGCGAACCAGGCCGCATCCGGACATGA